A region from the Mycolicibacterium litorale genome encodes:
- a CDS encoding DUF2530 domain-containing protein has product MADEPASEDPQPPALPAGLLEPWPVILVIAAAWLIAAVLAFTVSALHEWRPYTIAGLGIGVLGTSIFLWQRQAVRRGARGAQSGLR; this is encoded by the coding sequence ATGGCCGACGAACCCGCTTCCGAAGACCCGCAGCCGCCCGCCCTGCCTGCCGGCCTGCTGGAGCCGTGGCCCGTCATCCTGGTGATCGCCGCGGCCTGGCTGATCGCCGCGGTGCTCGCCTTCACCGTCTCGGCACTGCACGAGTGGCGGCCGTACACGATCGCCGGGCTGGGCATCGGCGTGCTTGGCACGTCGATCTTCCTGTGGCAACGTCAGGCCGTGCGCCGCGGCGCCCGTGGTGCGCAGAGCGGGCTCCGCTGA
- a CDS encoding SRPBCC family protein has translation MAAPLLHAEIDIDAPVAKVWSLVSDLSRMPQWSPQCRVMKPLGPLRPGTRTINLNRRNFLVWPTTCTVTEVIPEKKVAFRVNANRTVWSYELEPTATGTRLVETRNAENGVTAVSNMTVNALFGGVPSFEEELVAGMNESLAKIKAAAER, from the coding sequence ATGGCCGCACCACTGCTGCACGCAGAGATCGACATCGACGCCCCGGTGGCCAAGGTGTGGTCGCTGGTCTCGGATCTGAGCCGGATGCCGCAGTGGAGCCCGCAGTGCCGCGTCATGAAACCCCTCGGGCCGCTGCGGCCGGGGACCAGGACGATCAACCTCAACCGGCGCAACTTCCTCGTCTGGCCCACCACCTGCACGGTCACCGAGGTCATCCCGGAGAAGAAGGTCGCGTTCCGCGTCAACGCCAACCGCACGGTGTGGAGCTATGAACTCGAACCCACCGCCACCGGCACCCGGCTGGTCGAGACCCGCAACGCCGAGAACGGTGTCACCGCGGTGTCGAACATGACCGTCAACGCCCTGTTCGGCGGGGTGCCCAGCTTCGAGGAGGAGCTCGTCGCCGGGATGAACGAATCGCTGGCCAAGATCAAGGCCGCGGCGGAGCGATAG
- a CDS encoding DUF3027 domain-containing protein → MDSVTDTPADVAQRPADLEAVLLGAVDQARAALAEFSGPDTIGEYLGASFEDPTSATHRFLADMPGYRGWQWAVVVAAYPGAEHATISELVLVPGPTALLAPKWVPWQDRVRPGDLGPGDLLAPPREDPRLVPGYLASGDPQVDETAAEVGFGRRQVLSQWGRLDAAQRWHDGDFGPGSAMARSTKRVCRDCGFYLPLSGSLGVMFGVCANEMSADGHVVDSEYGCGAHSDTPAPQGSGSPLYDPYDDGVVELADND, encoded by the coding sequence ATGGACAGCGTGACCGACACCCCCGCAGACGTGGCACAACGCCCCGCCGACCTGGAGGCGGTGCTGCTGGGTGCCGTGGACCAGGCACGCGCCGCGCTCGCCGAGTTCAGCGGGCCGGACACGATCGGCGAGTACCTCGGCGCCTCGTTCGAGGACCCGACGTCGGCCACACACCGGTTCCTGGCCGACATGCCCGGCTACCGGGGTTGGCAGTGGGCCGTCGTCGTCGCGGCCTACCCGGGGGCCGAGCACGCCACGATCAGCGAATTGGTGCTGGTACCGGGCCCGACGGCACTGCTGGCACCCAAATGGGTGCCCTGGCAGGACCGGGTGCGGCCCGGGGATCTGGGACCCGGTGATCTCCTCGCCCCGCCGCGCGAGGACCCCCGGCTCGTTCCCGGATACCTGGCCAGCGGTGACCCGCAGGTCGACGAAACCGCCGCGGAGGTCGGGTTCGGGCGGCGGCAGGTGCTCAGCCAGTGGGGCCGCCTCGACGCGGCGCAACGCTGGCACGACGGCGACTTCGGTCCCGGCTCGGCGATGGCACGCTCGACGAAGCGGGTGTGCCGGGACTGTGGCTTCTATCTCCCGCTGTCGGGTTCGCTCGGGGTGATGTTCGGCGTCTGCGCGAACGAGATGTCGGCCGACGGCCACGTGGTCGATTCGGAGTACGGCTGCGGTGCGCACTCCGACACCCCGGCGCCGCAGGGTTCCGGGTCGCCGCTCTACGACCCCTACGACGACGGGGTCGTCGAGCTCGCGGACAACGACTGA